In Citrus sinensis cultivar Valencia sweet orange chromosome 3, DVS_A1.0, whole genome shotgun sequence, the sequence AGATTTTGGAATTCACATCCTGTTTCCCCTAGAAGGGGAATTGTTATTTTGGATAATGCAACTTCTCGGAATGGAAGAATGGATCAGAGCACTGCAGATAATTCAACTGAATTGGGTGCAAGAACATTGCGGCGTTGTCGAGATTTGCAAGACCGTATACAAGCAATACGTGAGAATTGGAGTGCGTTGCAAAACAACTCATTAAGGTTCAGTTCTATTCCAGTCGAATCAGGTACCAAACATCGTAAAAGACATAATGTTAGTGAGGTTTCGCAAGAGAGATCAGGTCAACCATGCCCCTCCACTTCCGGAAGTGGTCAGCATCTGAGATCTCAGGATGGTTCGTCTTGTGACTCACATGATGTTGAGAAAGCatggaaaatgatgaaaactgCTAAGTCAATGCTCCGGAAAAGTGAAAGGGCCAGCAATGTATGTAAGTCCTCTAAAAATCttaatataaaagtaaatgctTCAAAACAAGCAATGAATACAAGGTCAAGTCTTCATGATGCTGAAAGACAACAGCCTGGAAATAGGTCTGTTATGTCAGATCGCCGAAATCAGAATACGGCTATGACGGTTGAATCTTCTGAGAGGCTTCAAAGTACTTATTCAACAGGATTGGCACAATCACCAGGGAGTGGGAAAGGAAATATCCAAAATCAGAGTAATGTCTGTAATTTCAAAGGGGCAAGACTGATGGGAAAAAGTATATGCGGAGGTTCATCAAGTATCCCTAATAAGCAAGGTGATTCTAGCTCAATAAATTTGACAGGGCCAGTGCCTGGAACTTCTTGTTCACATATTGGTGAACACGATGTACTTCCATCTTCCAGTAAGATCGTTGACCCTGAGGGAAAGGTTCTTGCAGAAAGCAAAGCAAGAAAATATGATCATGCAAAATGTGAGATCCAGTCTCTTGTAAAGCTCAACTTAAAGTGTTTAAGCAGAGACAAACGATTAGGTATGTTTACAGTATTTCAAGGATCACTAGAGATAAATTTCTAGCATTGGCAAATGGCAATCAATATTTCGTTTAGTATATTAATCTTATATGCTCCGGTTTCAGATAGTTTGTTATATCTGAATATTATGACTGATTTAGTGTGTAAAGTTATTAATGATAGGAGACATAAGTAAATGCCTAAATTGTTAGCATTGCAACATGGATATTGTGCAATCACTTACCACTTAAGATATGTGGACATCCCATATGTCCCAGTTCCATCAAACATAGACTTGTTACCCATTGTGTACTGGCAAACTATTGACATATTTCTGACAACACAGCATAATTAGTCGTTGGAACGAAAAGGATATCTTTTGAAACTTGTTCCAGAAAATCCTCTCTTTTCTACTCTCAACTGCAGTTTTGCTTGCTTACATAATGTCCATCATGGCCTTTTGCTATATTATCTTTGTTTAATTGGTATCTGAggtatttaaataaaagtgaTCTAATTGCTTTATCTTTGCTTGTGTAGAATATGATGCATTCAAGAAAGTTGCAAGACTCGCCACACACACCATCTTGGCATCATGTGGTTTAGAGCACCCAAAATCTGGAATTCGCTTTCATCCAAGCTCAACAGTCTGCAGTCATGGTGAACATATCAAAAAGCTTTGTAAATCCACTTTGATGCCAGATTGTTGTCGAGAATGCTTTTATGCTTTTGTAAAGGATGTTATTCGCTCCATTATGTTTGAAAAAGTAGATGGTACTTAGAATACATTAATTTCTCTGAGCAACGTAGGAAAGGGaaaattctcttttctttttttttttttcccaaaatttCCCCCCTTTGGGGGGCAAAGTTTGagtttttgtatatatattcttCGTTCTTACTTCTTAGTGGTCCTTTAAGGCATGTATGtggtaataaataattactctatttgattttatatgaGTAAATATATCCTCTCGCATGGCATGTTCTCGCTTTTAGCGTATATGGCCATATGGTAAAGAAGCTACAGATAGAATACCGCTATAAGGATACAAAATCTTGATTATCATATAGATCAGGGGAGTGTTTATACATCGGcgtaacattaaaatttgcactaaacattaaatttgtaatatatgatGAATTGCAGGATTACAACGTTGTATTAAACATTGTGTTTTGAGTTATACATCGACCACCCCATCGTTTAACTCTTTGCTTTTATCCTCTCCGCCTCCGGTCTTGTCGCTTCCACAGCCTCGGTAACGAGTCGAGCTAGGAATAATTTGAGTTCCCTCGCCAACTGGGATCGCCACTCCTAGCTCTAGAACCAATAACCGTGGCTTCCAATAACTGCTCGGCACCTATAGGCCAAGTCAGCATCACCACACCCGCTGCCACACCTTCCAGCGCGGGGTTCCACCCGCAGTGTGTCAAGAACGCGCCCACCTCTCGGTGCCTTAAACTCGGAACCTGTGCGTCAGCATGTAGCGAGTCATAAAAGTAATCGTTTTTATACAACCATACgaatttaaaatcataaattggAATACAAAACCAGAGAAACCCTAATTAGCGTATGTTGTTTTATGAGTTATCTAGGTCACAAGTTTTGACATTGGCAATTTTACTTGGGCCAAGAACCCGCgataagttaaaaattgtTCTCCAAACTTAAGTTTACTTTACTTCTCTTTCATCATCTTAAACTTAAGGTTGACGGAgtgttacttttattttattattattattattaatttggaGAAAGGGTGtcaagttattatttatttatttatttttatttgaggGAGGACTCCAATTATGAGAGGTAtttttaagcccgtaccacaacgCAGATTAAAAGTTTCCGCTCGAACCGAGAGGCACatgttctcccaacaaaggtGACTTCCCTGCGACTTGAACTGGGGAGTAAACACAGTCAAGTCACTTAAGGGGACTTcattgccagtggagccaacactttattGGTTTAAAGCCACTTAAGTTATTTTCTCATACGTACTGCTAAACTTTTCAAATGAATCATTTAAGTTGCGACAACAAATTGCTCTGTCTCTCTCaaagacttaaaaaaaaaaaaaaaaacttgcgGCGGCATCAATAGAAATTAGAAAGCATCGGAACGTTAgctacttttatttatttatattttgtaattatatgtATTATACAGGAAAGGGAGAATACGACGCGATTCCATTTGGGTTTGAAGATTGCGGGGCGGGGAGGGGTCTTGTCATAAGAGGGTGGGCCCCGCAGGTGTTGACACTGAGTCACCGGGCGGTTGGTGCGTTTCTGACTCACTGCGGATGGAACTCGGTCCTTGAAGCGGTCTTAGCTGGGGTGCCAATGCTTGTCTACCTATGGGAGCTGACCAACTTGTGGATGCTGACTTGCTGGTTAATGAGCTAAAAATGGCGACAATACGGACATTTCCAGTTTCCAACAACGATcaaagttataaaattattttacacttttgGGATGTTGGAGATTAGAATGTTATATGAGTCATTGGCTGGTGAATTTGGTGATAAAATTATGAGTAGTGCTAGGGAGCGAGAGGAACGAGAGAATGACGAGAGAAACAGCAATAGTTACTGTCGTTTCGCATCTCATTCCTCTCGTTcgataaaacaattaaaaaataaaaaaattgaataaagaaaTGGCCCGTGCAGAGTGAAATCCAAGCCTTATCTCCTCGCGCAGACTTTCCTCTTCCAATTTCCTCTCTCCTCACGCAAATCACCATTATCGTTCACGGCAGCAACCGCTCACGGCTTTATCTACTCCTAGCTAGCCTTTCCTCTTCCACTCTCCTCTTTCCTCACGCAAATCACCATCATCGTTCACGAAAGCAACTACTCACGGCGACGCACCATTATCGTTCACGACAAAACACTCATCACGGCAAAGCATGCTTCCTCATTCACTTGTCTCTCCTCACGAAAAATTACCATCATCGTTCACGGAAAGCAGCACTGTTTCCCCCTCTCTCTCGGCTCTCTCGGCAACATTAAGTAAGCAAAATAGTGCCTTTTTTCAACTTGTTAGTGGAAGCTAAAGTTTTGTATTCATAAATTTAGGCTATTCCTTACTTTTCTAGATGTTAAAGGATCAACTCCAATTGTTGATAGATGGCTACAGTTGGCTCTTGGCTGTGGAAGATGGGGTTAGAGAGTTAGATTTTGAGAACATAACAGATGAAAACAGAGTGTATACATTGCCTCAGGCAATCTTTTCTGCTAATTCTGTGACGAATTTAAGGCTAGTTTGGTGTAGGTTGGAGCATCCATTTGATTCTATAATGTTTCATTCCCTCAAAAAGCTAACTCTAGTGTGAGTCTGTTTAGATTAGGCTTGGCAAAACCCCGGGTCCGGACCGGatgccaaaaattaaaacccggacccggacaaAACCCGGTTTTTGTATGTCCGGTCCGGGCTTGAGCCCGGCGTGTcccgggtccgggttttgtCTTCCGGGCTTCTAAGCCCGcaaacaaatatttcaaaaaaaaattctttcatttttattaagatgtaacagattaaaaataaattgaaaataaacaatGGCTCCCTTTTAATCAGTAGAGTCATACAACTAtcttaaattgaaaataaatttgattaagaTGTAACAAATTGGTAGAAGTTATCCAATAATGGTCAAAGCGGCAGATGGTAAGTGGCATGCACCAagcaacttaattaattaaacaataagcTTAGTCCTCCGTTAATGTGTGTACATGTACATCTGCAAGTCTCACAGCCTCACACTCTCACAGCAACAGCAAGTCAGCAACCATGCACAAAATTGACcgaaaataaacacaaatagcAACAGCTAACACCAACAGAGAAGCAATCGGCAAAAATGCAACTGGGAAGACAAAAtatggaaggaaaaaaatcaatacctGCGGCTGGTAGTGGTGGCTGTGATGGCAGAGTGATAGACTGATGGTGGATGACAAAGTGGCAATGGAGAGTTAGAGACGGTGGCGCTGACGTTGACGGCGCCGGAAGGGGATGCACTGCGCTGCTGCCGCTGCATGAACGACTCCCGTCACAGCCGCAACTGAGCAAAACCGAGTCAGCAAATGCAAACGAGAAGAGATGATGCCGACGGTGACGGTGGGTGCTAGCCGACGGTGACGGTGGCAGCGTCGCTGCTCAGCTTATACCTTTGGGTTGGGTGTTTTGCGATTTGGGGAATTAGGGATTTTCGGATTTGGTTTTGTGATTTGGGTTTGGGTAGGTAACtggtttagtttttttttttttttcaattgggaaaacgggtccgggtccgggttttaGGTTTTGGGTGCTGAACCCGGACCGTGCCCGGATATGTCCGggttttaaattctaaaaccCGGATCCGCTTTTTCTGTATATGCGGTCCGGGTTTTGCCCGGACCGGATTGGCCGGGTCCGGGCCGGATCCGGTCCGGGCGGGTTTTTTTCACACCCCTAGTTTAGATGAACAGATGGTTCAAAAGCTTGCTACTGAATGTCTGTATATTTGAGGTGGCTCTGTGTCCTAATCTGAAAAAGTTAGATTTAATTTCTGTATATTTTGCTGACAATGAGTTTAATCactttatttcaaaatttccttCGCTTGAGGATCTGTTTGTGACGCGCTGTTATTTGCCCGGAAAGATAAAGATCTCGAGTAATCAACTTAAGAACTTACTGTTTTGTAGCTGCAAATATTTGAAGGCAATTGATGTTGATACTCATAATTTACGTTTGTTTACTTACGAGTTTAATCCAATTCCCATTATATCAATAAATGTTCCTTGTCCATGGAAAGTCAGCTTTGTGTGTAAAGGTGTTCACAACACTCATTGGTACCTCAAACTAGAGAAATTTCTTGGAGTATCCAAGCAAATTGAAAGTTTAAAGCTATCTTTGTATTCGAACAAGGTATGCTACAAAATTCATATCATAGATTTTTAACATTTCACTTTATGTTGTCATTATTGTTTATGGttacaaattttctttttctcttcccgTCTTTGTTCATTGCCATTTATCAAGGTCTTATATAATTTAGACGAACTCAGTGAATGTTCCCCTTCACTTCCTTTACAAGTTGAGAATCTGGAGCTGCATACAAATGTGCGATTTGTCATCCTAGGACTTTGCGAGTGAATGTGATGTTTGAGGAAGATCACAAGTTCATTGCGGTATATTAAGATTGCCAATCAGTAATAAAGTGGATAAATTTTCTCCGTTGGAGAAGTAACACACATCAGCTTAAtgattaacaatataattgCGTTACTAAGGCTATGAGAAGAAAATtcactttaaaatttgagctaatcttcttatttttctttcactaAGCATGCAATCTAAACCAAAATCCACAGCAATTCTACCCAACTTTTCCAATTATGCACAAAAACCACCCAACAagaccaaacaaaaaaaagaaaaaacccaAATCCAACACACCCACTAAAAACCTAATCTTTCACAGAAATGTCAAAACAGAAATTCGGacattaatcaattatttttcaattagttTCGAACCTGCAAaagaaatgtaaaaaaaaaaaaaattccagaaGTGATTTGCGTGAGGAGTGTTTTGCCGTGAACGATGATGGTGATTTGCGTGAAGAGAGAGGAGAGTGGAAGAGGAAAGGCAGGCTGGAGATAAGCTGTGAGCAGTTGCTAAGTTGAGAAGATGAGGAAAAGTTGGTTGGAGATAAAGCCGTGAGCGGTTGTTGCAGTgaacgatgatgatgatttgcgTGAGAAGAGAGGAAAGTGGAAAATGAAAGCCTGCGTGAGGAGATAAGGTTTGAATTTCAATCTGCATGtgccatttttttattcaattatttaattatttaattattttattattttaacggATCAGAAGAATGAGAAGTGAAACGGGAGCAACTGCTAACATTTCTCTCGTGATTCTCTTGTTCCTCTCACTCCCTAtcattttcctaaaattatacaattgtCGCCTCAAGATCTTTAACGGACATAATTGGTGTGATGGGGAATCGGTTTGATGCTTTCATGATAATTTCTAGCTACCATAAatagattctttttttttttttgtttttttcaactttttttaagGGAGTGCTTGAGCGTAGTGAGTAGTCACTAGTGACATTGATGTTTCAGTGAGTTCTGTACTTCTGTTCTTTTGACCCCCCcaccccccttttttttttctttttctgaaaaattctttGTTTGTCTTGGATGTTGTCATATCGTTTACTTGTGATGGTGCCACGGTGGATTTTGTTGAGTGGGGCCTTGGTATGAAAGTTAGACAATTGGGTAGtaattatatcttttaaactaaatacttgaaaataaagttgatttaacctcaatttatatttataaaaaaatttattatatttttattaattttattaaaattattaattaaaattcatattaaccatgtaatattaatttataattacaattttttattataaattgaaaactaCAATACATTAATACCAAATAAGATccaaacaaatatttataattaaaatatctcCACCTTTCTTATCTTAAGTGAATCATGCCATTGGAAATTACATCACCAATATATgaataatacaatattatgtattttggtcaatgggatttttttttggattaaatgcttttttttttcaattcatgtataataacttaataagaTTGcttcattaatatatatgcatgtacatgaaagcaaaataaaagtgaGTGCGTGGGCAAGTTACAGGGCAGTTCCTCGCTCGAGATTATTTTTGATGTCGAGTGTGTATTTGCCATAAGCCCGCTCAATCTTACTGTTGAAATGCTCATTACGGTGATTGATGGAGTCAACGTCTTTCTCGTCGTGGAACCTCCTCCTCCGGCTAAAAGATTTGCGTTTCTCCTCCTGATCCTTCAGTTCCTTCACCATCCTCTCAATCTTATCCTCAGAAATCTTCGGCGCCGTCCCGTACTGGAGGCTCGAAGCGCCGCGGTAGAACTCAGGATCGGCCTCTTTCATCCTGTTATATTCCTCTAAATCAACCTCGATCTTCTCTGCTCGCCTCTTGTACGCCCCGTACAACGTTCTCTGATTGAAAACTTCCCAACCAAACGGAGCGGGCTCCTTCGCCCGTTTCTTGTATTTGGCCTCCGCTGCTTCTTGTGTGTCCAGCATGTACGCTCTGCTCGTGTCCAAACCGTTTGCTTCTAGAAGCTTTCCAATCTTTCTCTTCCTTTGCTCGAGCCACTCCTGCGTAGAGACGCCTCTGGAGTTCTCTCGCGAAGAAGCGGGAGCTTCCTTTCTTCTGATATCTGCATCCATTGCTGTTTGATTCGCTTTTCTTGCCTCGTTAAACTTAAGCTTTAACTCGAACAATCTTGCCTGCCTTCCcgtaaattttgtaaaacctCCTTCCGCGGTCTTCTCCTCATCAGCAGCCGGTTTATTACGGTCACGGTTCAAATATCTCTTAGCTGCCATTATTTTACTCTCGTCACTATCAGATTCTTCTTCGCTATCCGAATATGGACTCGACGCATTGATGATGCGCCCTCTTCTCTCGTCCATAACTTCAgctctttcttctctcttccGAAGATCTTCCTGGACCTAAGTTATCAAaagaccttttcttttttaaaaaaaaatgttttactGTAGTAAGAGTCTTAGAGCATCACAATTTATAGGGTTAGAAATATTTACTAAAACCTATAAGGAAACAAA encodes:
- the LOC102630785 gene encoding uncharacterized protein LOC102630785, with product MDERRGRIINASSPYSDSEEESDSDESKIMAAKRYLNRDRNKPAADEEKTAEGGFTKFTGRQARLFELKLKFNEARKANQTAMDADIRRKEAPASSRENSRGVSTQEWLEQRKRKIGKLLEANGLDTSRAYMLDTQEAAEAKYKKRAKEPAPFGWEVFNQRTLYGAYKRRAEKIEVDLEEYNRMKEADPEFYRGASSLQYGTAPKISEDKIERMVKELKDQEEKRKSFSRRRRFHDEKDVDSINHRNEHFNSKIERAYGKYTLDIKNNLERGTAL
- the LOC102630473 gene encoding uncharacterized protein LOC102630473, encoding MEGLHSRSCGICLMDEGKSIRGQIDSCDHYFCFVCIMEWAKIESKCPMCKRRFTSIRRPPKDGVFPRERFVVVPKRDQIYGGFGIASSRTADPYAYVRCNVCQGTTYESLLLLCDLCDTASHTYCVGMGNAVPEGDWFCHDCTVLRDEHDNAEIETDTETVFGDGSVSEVVVQNSDSEHNNAETVAEIVNFGGSQEVVENSGSERSTVETVSDIVRTGGNQNIVECSGPDCIGADTIINSHEMPPGDAGFALFEIVSSIPHPKESLYRFWNSHPVSPRRGIVILDNATSRNGRMDQSTADNSTELGARTLRRCRDLQDRIQAIRENWSALQNNSLRFSSIPVESGTKHRKRHNVSEVSQERSGQPCPSTSGSGQHLRSQDGSSCDSHDVEKAWKMMKTAKSMLRKSERASNVCKSSKNLNIKVNASKQAMNTRSSLHDAERQQPGNRSVMSDRRNQNTAMTVESSERLQSTYSTGLAQSPGSGKGNIQNQSNVCNFKGARLMGKSICGGSSSIPNKQGDSSSINLTGPVPGTSCSHIGEHDVLPSSSKIVDPEGKVLAESKARKYDHAKCEIQSLVKLNLKCLSRDKRLEYDAFKKVARLATHTILASCGLEHPKSGIRFHPSSTVCSHGEHIKKLCKSTLMPDCCRECFYAFVKDVIRSIMFEKVDGT